In one window of Fictibacillus phosphorivorans DNA:
- a CDS encoding M42 family metallopeptidase, with protein MDLLKELTETNGAPGFEKAIREIMKREISKTGATLMNDHIGSVFGEKHGSTNDGPKILLAGHMDEVGFMVSEITEQGYLRFVPLGGWWSQVLLAQRVHVQTKSKTFTGVVGSKAPHILTADERNRVYPMKEMFIDIGAKDKDQVKEWGIRVGDPILPICPFELMPDGDTILAKALDNRAGCYTALQVLQQLQNINHPNTVYCGATVQEEVGLRGAITAPAIMEPDVAIALDVGVAEDGPGGNVNKAKLGKGPLITFLDSSMIPHTGFRDLIIEVAEKHNIPYQVDVMLGGGTDAGKFHLFKKGIPSLVVGVAARYIHSHTSMVSKSDLENSAKLLVELVKVLDKEKLHSLLKY; from the coding sequence ATGGACTTATTAAAAGAGTTAACAGAAACAAATGGTGCTCCTGGTTTTGAAAAAGCGATTCGAGAGATTATGAAACGCGAGATCAGTAAAACGGGTGCTACATTGATGAATGATCATATCGGTAGTGTATTTGGTGAAAAGCATGGATCTACGAATGATGGTCCTAAAATACTTCTTGCAGGTCACATGGACGAAGTCGGATTTATGGTCAGTGAGATCACAGAACAAGGCTATCTGCGCTTCGTTCCTTTAGGAGGCTGGTGGTCACAAGTACTTCTCGCACAACGCGTACATGTACAGACGAAAAGTAAAACGTTCACCGGTGTCGTGGGCTCTAAGGCACCTCATATCTTAACGGCAGATGAACGAAACCGTGTGTATCCGATGAAAGAGATGTTTATAGATATTGGTGCAAAAGATAAAGACCAAGTGAAGGAGTGGGGGATTAGAGTAGGAGATCCGATTCTACCGATATGCCCATTTGAACTGATGCCTGACGGTGATACGATTCTTGCCAAGGCACTCGACAATCGAGCAGGCTGTTACACGGCATTACAAGTACTGCAACAGCTACAAAATATCAATCATCCAAACACCGTCTATTGTGGTGCGACCGTTCAAGAAGAAGTAGGGCTTAGGGGAGCGATTACGGCACCTGCGATTATGGAGCCAGACGTGGCGATTGCACTCGATGTAGGAGTTGCAGAAGATGGTCCTGGTGGGAATGTAAACAAAGCGAAGCTCGGAAAAGGGCCGCTCATCACGTTCCTAGATTCGTCCATGATTCCACACACTGGATTTCGCGACTTAATCATCGAGGTTGCAGAGAAACATAACATACCGTACCAAGTAGACGTTATGCTTGGCGGAGGAACGGATGCTGGTAAGTTCCATCTCTTCAAAAAAGGAATCCCAAGTTTGGTAGTGGGAGTTGCAGCCCGATACATCCATAGTCATACTTCCATGGTCAGTAAAAGCGACTTAGAAAATAGCGCAAAGCTTCTAGTAGAGCTGGTGAAGGTTCTAGATAAAGAAAAACTTCATTCGCTTTTAAAGTATTAA
- a CDS encoding nuclease-related domain-containing protein: MIIKKRTKPIKLYKFEALFRRLDLEHPKRQIASETYAKSIAGYRGERSLDFPLSFLPEQKYHILHDLRLNDGTHFFQIDCLLLSSNFMIIIEVKNITGTLIFDSIFNQLIRINDNKDETAFSSPVVQVNRQVEQLQKWLKLQKFPSIPIEPLVIIGNDKTVIKSTEKEKSQNLSQFVLPYYVLPEKIKELEDRHTTHLLTDECHCTLSNQLLLKDTPLEFNILQRFYISESDLIKGIQCTNCKLFSMHRTYGTWVCNRCMATSKNAHLQGLRDYYLLINNTISNRQMNDFLHINSPHITKHLLNSLRFKTIGTNKGRKYVLNFDFE, encoded by the coding sequence TTGATCATCAAAAAACGAACAAAGCCAATTAAATTATACAAGTTTGAGGCACTATTTAGACGACTTGATCTTGAACATCCAAAAAGACAAATTGCTTCTGAAACATATGCAAAAAGTATAGCTGGATATCGTGGTGAGCGTTCATTAGATTTTCCACTAAGTTTTTTACCCGAACAGAAGTACCATATCCTTCATGACCTCCGTCTTAATGATGGTACACATTTCTTCCAAATTGATTGCCTTCTTCTATCCTCGAATTTCATGATTATCATCGAAGTGAAAAACATAACTGGAACACTTATTTTTGACTCTATTTTCAATCAGTTAATAAGGATTAATGACAATAAGGATGAAACAGCATTCAGCAGCCCAGTTGTCCAAGTAAATAGACAAGTGGAGCAACTTCAAAAGTGGCTTAAGCTTCAAAAGTTCCCCTCGATTCCTATTGAGCCGCTTGTAATCATCGGAAATGATAAAACTGTAATCAAGTCCACTGAAAAAGAAAAATCTCAAAACCTCTCGCAGTTCGTATTACCCTACTATGTTTTGCCTGAAAAAATAAAAGAACTTGAGGATAGACACACAACTCATCTCCTTACTGATGAATGTCATTGTACCCTCTCTAACCAACTTCTGTTAAAGGACACTCCACTCGAATTCAATATCCTTCAACGTTTTTACATCTCGGAAAGTGATTTAATAAAAGGAATACAGTGTACAAACTGTAAATTGTTTAGTATGCACAGAACATATGGTACATGGGTATGTAATAGATGTATGGCAACTTCTAAAAATGCTCATCTACAAGGCTTACGTGATTATTATCTTTTGATTAATAACACGATCAGTAATCGGCAAATGAATGATTTCCTCCATATCAACTCACCACATATCACGAAACACCTTTTAAACTCACTACGTTTTAAAACGATTGGAACCAATAAAGGTAGAAAATACGTCTTGAACTTCGATTTTGAATAA
- the smpB gene encoding SsrA-binding protein SmpB: MPKGEGKVVAQNKKARHDYHVEETFEAGIVLQGTEIKSIRAGRANLKDSFARVQNGELFLHNMHISTYEQGNRYNHDPLRTRKLLLHRKEINKLLGATKEQGYSIVPLKMYLKNGFAKLLIGLAKGKKHYDKRDDLKKKDAKREIERAFRDRQKA; encoded by the coding sequence ATGCCAAAAGGAGAAGGGAAAGTAGTCGCACAGAATAAGAAAGCGCGGCACGATTACCACGTCGAAGAAACATTTGAAGCAGGAATTGTCCTTCAGGGCACGGAGATCAAATCCATTCGCGCAGGCAGGGCAAATTTAAAAGATTCCTTTGCACGTGTGCAAAATGGCGAGTTGTTTCTACACAACATGCACATCAGCACATACGAGCAAGGAAACCGGTACAACCATGATCCACTTCGTACGCGCAAGCTGCTTTTACACCGCAAAGAGATCAACAAGCTATTAGGTGCAACCAAAGAACAAGGTTACTCTATCGTTCCTTTGAAAATGTATTTAAAGAATGGTTTTGCGAAGCTTTTGATTGGACTTGCAAAAGGGAAAAAGCATTACGACAAGCGTGACGATCTGAAGAAAAAGGATGCAAAGCGAGAGATCGAGCGTGCATTCCGAGATCGCCAAAAAGCTTAA
- the rnr gene encoding ribonuclease R, giving the protein MKESEKPMTVTEIEEALQLPDAEAFKKLVLTLNELEDEGSVVRTRTNRYGLPEKMSLIKGRVQGHAKGFAFLIPEESEQKDVYISQSDMNGAMSGDTVLVRLNQTSSGSRPEGTIIRILERGVTEVVGTFQESRKFGFVVADDKRIPNDIFIPADGVNGAVEGHKVLVKITKYPEGRNSAEGEIIHIIGHKYDPGVDIISVIFKHGLPREFPVEALEQAHNTPDEIDPKDIEGRRDLRNETIVTIDGADAKDLDDAVHVIKLPNGHYKLGVHIADVTHYVTEDSPIDKEAQERGTSVYLVDRVIPMIPHRLSNGICSLNPKVDRLTISCEMEINHDGEVIKHEIFPSVIKTTERMTYTDVRKILQDEDEAVNKKYESLIPFFKLMGELAEILRKKRFARGAIDFDFSEAKVLVDENSDPQDVVLRERSVAEKLIEEFMLCANETVAQHFHELELPFMYRIHEDPDEGKLERFLEFIGMFGYALKGTASDIHPRSLQQLLETVKGEPEEMVISKIMLRSMKQAKYDHMSLGHYGLATEFYTHFTSPIRRYPDLIVHRLIRMYLFKKDTGPKTVSHWKAELPGIAKHSSAMERRAVDAERETDELKKSQFMLDKIGEEFDGVISSVTNFGLFVELPNTIEGLVHVSYLTDDYYRFDEKFMAMIGERTGNVFRIGDEISIRVANVNVDERAIDFEIVGMKGTPRKRFKDRQKVIDIGDTPKRGRGRRSKNRTSESERSSGPQDSKKGKKKPFYKPVAKKKGKKKKK; this is encoded by the coding sequence ATGAAAGAATCGGAAAAACCGATGACAGTAACAGAGATTGAAGAAGCTCTTCAACTTCCTGACGCTGAAGCTTTCAAGAAACTGGTTTTAACACTTAACGAATTAGAAGATGAAGGATCAGTCGTTCGAACACGTACGAACCGTTATGGATTACCTGAAAAGATGAGCCTGATTAAAGGCCGCGTTCAAGGGCATGCGAAAGGCTTTGCATTCCTTATCCCGGAAGAGTCTGAACAAAAAGATGTGTACATCTCACAATCTGATATGAATGGTGCGATGAGCGGAGACACGGTTCTTGTGCGCCTCAACCAAACATCGTCAGGATCACGTCCAGAAGGTACGATCATTCGTATTTTAGAACGAGGCGTTACAGAGGTCGTCGGAACGTTCCAGGAAAGCCGTAAATTCGGTTTTGTTGTGGCTGATGATAAACGGATCCCGAATGATATCTTTATTCCTGCAGACGGCGTTAACGGCGCTGTAGAAGGACATAAGGTACTAGTGAAGATCACAAAATATCCTGAGGGTAGAAACAGTGCTGAAGGAGAGATCATTCACATCATCGGGCATAAGTACGATCCAGGTGTAGATATTATCTCTGTTATCTTCAAACATGGACTGCCAAGAGAGTTTCCTGTTGAAGCACTTGAGCAAGCTCATAATACGCCAGATGAGATCGACCCGAAAGATATTGAAGGACGTCGTGATCTTCGTAACGAAACCATTGTAACGATTGATGGAGCGGACGCGAAAGACTTGGATGATGCGGTTCATGTTATCAAGCTGCCAAACGGCCATTATAAGCTTGGCGTACATATCGCAGATGTTACGCACTATGTAACTGAAGATTCTCCAATCGATAAAGAAGCGCAAGAGCGTGGTACGAGTGTGTACTTAGTCGATCGTGTAATCCCGATGATTCCACATCGTCTATCAAACGGAATCTGTTCATTGAACCCGAAAGTTGATCGCTTAACGATTTCATGTGAGATGGAGATCAACCACGATGGAGAAGTCATTAAACACGAAATCTTCCCGAGTGTGATCAAAACAACAGAGCGAATGACTTATACAGATGTTCGTAAAATCTTACAGGATGAAGACGAAGCGGTTAACAAGAAATACGAGTCACTCATCCCTTTCTTTAAGTTAATGGGAGAGCTTGCAGAAATTCTTCGCAAAAAACGTTTTGCACGCGGGGCGATTGACTTCGATTTCTCTGAAGCAAAAGTACTCGTAGACGAAAACAGCGACCCACAAGATGTTGTTCTTCGCGAGAGATCGGTTGCAGAAAAACTGATTGAAGAATTTATGCTATGTGCCAACGAAACCGTTGCACAGCATTTCCATGAACTCGAACTTCCTTTCATGTACCGAATTCATGAAGACCCTGATGAGGGCAAATTAGAACGTTTCTTAGAGTTCATCGGTATGTTTGGTTATGCGTTAAAAGGGACTGCAAGCGATATTCACCCGCGCAGCCTGCAACAGCTTTTGGAGACGGTAAAAGGCGAGCCTGAGGAAATGGTAATTAGCAAAATCATGCTTCGTTCCATGAAGCAAGCGAAGTACGATCATATGTCACTTGGTCACTATGGCTTGGCGACTGAATTCTACACGCATTTCACGTCACCGATCCGCCGTTATCCAGACTTGATCGTACATCGCCTCATCCGTATGTATCTGTTTAAAAAAGACACAGGACCAAAAACAGTCAGTCATTGGAAAGCAGAACTTCCTGGGATCGCTAAGCATTCATCAGCAATGGAACGCCGTGCTGTTGATGCGGAACGTGAAACAGATGAGCTTAAAAAATCACAGTTCATGCTTGATAAGATAGGCGAAGAGTTTGACGGCGTGATCAGCTCTGTAACGAACTTTGGATTGTTCGTTGAACTTCCAAACACGATTGAAGGACTCGTACACGTTAGCTACCTAACAGACGACTACTATCGATTCGATGAGAAGTTTATGGCGATGATCGGTGAGCGAACAGGTAACGTTTTCCGAATCGGTGATGAGATTTCCATTCGAGTTGCGAACGTAAATGTAGATGAGCGCGCGATCGATTTTGAAATCGTCGGAATGAAAGGAACACCTCGTAAACGCTTTAAAGATCGCCAAAAAGTCATCGATATTGGAGATACACCAAAACGCGGACGAGGAAGAAGAAGCAAGAACCGCACAAGTGAATCAGAGCGTTCCAGCGGACCTCAAGATTCAAAGAAAGGGAAGAAGAAGCCTTTCTATAAACCAGTAGCTAAGAAAAAAGGCAAGAAAAAGAAGAAATAA
- a CDS encoding alpha/beta hydrolase yields the protein MKIAAPKPFFFEGGKRAVLMLHGFTGSSADVRMMGRFLQKKGYTCHAPQYKGHAVPPEELVHTGPEDWWEDVIGGYNHLKEKGYDEIAVCGLSLGGVFSLKLATEHPVKAVIPMCAPMSIKSEEVMYKGVCAYAEEYKKREQKTAEQIQEEMEEFKKTPMNTLKALQDLIQSVRNSVDLVYAPTFVVQARNDEMINTDSANIIYEEVESDKKDLKWYENSSHVITLDKEKEQLHEDVYAFLEDLDWSE from the coding sequence ATGAAAATCGCAGCACCAAAACCGTTTTTCTTTGAAGGAGGAAAGCGGGCAGTCTTAATGTTACATGGGTTCACAGGCAGTTCAGCCGATGTACGAATGATGGGGAGATTTCTGCAGAAGAAAGGCTATACATGTCACGCGCCTCAGTATAAAGGGCATGCCGTTCCTCCTGAAGAATTAGTACACACAGGACCCGAAGACTGGTGGGAAGATGTGATTGGCGGCTACAATCATCTAAAAGAAAAAGGCTACGACGAGATTGCCGTGTGTGGTCTTTCATTAGGTGGGGTCTTCTCATTGAAACTGGCCACAGAACATCCTGTAAAAGCTGTTATTCCGATGTGCGCACCCATGTCCATCAAGAGTGAAGAAGTGATGTATAAAGGGGTTTGTGCGTACGCTGAAGAATATAAAAAGCGAGAACAGAAAACAGCAGAACAGATTCAAGAAGAGATGGAAGAATTCAAAAAAACACCGATGAACACGTTAAAAGCTCTTCAAGATCTTATTCAAAGTGTAAGAAATTCGGTAGATCTCGTATACGCACCTACGTTTGTTGTGCAGGCTAGAAATGATGAAATGATTAACACAGACTCTGCAAATATTATCTATGAAGAAGTAGAAAGTGATAAGAAAGACCTGAAATGGTATGAAAACTCATCACACGTTATTACATTAGACAAGGAAAAAGAACAGCTGCATGAAGATGTTTATGCTTTCTTAGAAGACCTTGATTGGTCAGAATAG
- a CDS encoding alpha/beta hydrolase, giving the protein MIGCLCLHGFTGGPYEIEPITEYLEKHTDWLLSVPTYPGHGTELSLRGRTHIEWLQEAENAYLELREKVELIYIVGFSMGGMIAGYLASKYGCDKLILLNASAYYLNPAQMIKDIANMMVSGLNGQLRDHELYKRYRKKFLDTPFSATREFQKLVRMIKPEFSQVSAPTLIVQGECDGLVPRRSAEYLYKAISASNKRLCYFKESKHMICHDVEKEELIQEVYEFLTNE; this is encoded by the coding sequence ATGATCGGGTGTCTTTGTTTGCATGGGTTCACTGGTGGACCTTATGAGATCGAGCCAATTACAGAATATCTAGAGAAGCATACAGACTGGTTGTTATCTGTGCCCACTTATCCTGGCCACGGAACTGAGCTCTCATTAAGAGGTAGAACACATATAGAATGGCTTCAAGAAGCTGAAAATGCTTATTTGGAGCTCCGCGAAAAGGTTGAACTGATCTATATTGTCGGCTTCTCAATGGGCGGCATGATCGCGGGTTATCTTGCTTCCAAATACGGGTGCGACAAACTAATTCTATTGAACGCGAGTGCGTACTATCTTAACCCTGCACAAATGATTAAAGATATTGCCAATATGATGGTCTCTGGTCTGAACGGTCAACTAAGAGATCATGAATTATATAAAAGGTATCGAAAAAAGTTTCTTGATACACCTTTCAGTGCAACGAGAGAGTTTCAGAAGCTTGTAAGGATGATCAAACCTGAATTCTCACAAGTCTCAGCACCCACTCTAATCGTTCAAGGCGAATGTGACGGACTTGTTCCGAGAAGAAGTGCTGAATATCTATATAAAGCGATCTCAGCATCTAATAAGCGTCTTTGTTATTTTAAAGAATCAAAGCACATGATCTGTCATGATGTAGAGAAAGAAGAACTAATTCAAGAAGTTTATGAATTTTTAACGAATGAATAG
- the secG gene encoding preprotein translocase subunit SecG, with product MLTAAKILLILVSVALIVVVVLQSGRSAGLSGAITGGAEQLFGKQKARGIDALLSKLTIILAVLFFILTISVAYFIPMN from the coding sequence ATGCTAACAGCAGCAAAAATCCTTCTTATTTTAGTATCAGTCGCATTAATCGTTGTCGTTGTTCTTCAATCAGGTCGTTCGGCAGGATTATCAGGTGCGATTACTGGTGGAGCTGAACAGCTTTTTGGTAAACAAAAAGCACGTGGAATCGACGCATTGCTAAGTAAGTTAACGATCATTCTTGCAGTGTTGTTCTTCATTCTAACGATTTCAGTAGCATACTTTATTCCGATGAACTAA
- a CDS encoding FHA domain-containing protein, whose protein sequence is MNDSLYIRIEAGDPYDTGSLMPLKPEGEALVFGRSSQTNETDVSFISPYVSRKHAEIYMQDGVTFIRDLDSKHGTALNNQLLEPHMPKQLQSGDVISLAKGVILLTYLNTQEDQSDLTMEFTSPIQPAESQITSGLHIIPERRQISIDGEPLFLSGKHTDLLVFLYRKKNQAVSSDEIKIQIWPERMVAGSNDIPDVGNDEINALVYRLRKKLGPYGDSIVTVPRYGYMLQIN, encoded by the coding sequence ATGAATGATAGTTTATACATACGCATTGAAGCGGGGGATCCTTATGACACAGGGAGCCTCATGCCATTGAAACCTGAAGGAGAAGCACTCGTCTTCGGCCGTTCTTCTCAAACGAACGAAACAGATGTGTCATTTATAAGTCCATACGTTTCCCGAAAGCATGCTGAGATTTACATGCAAGACGGGGTTACTTTTATTCGAGATTTAGATTCAAAGCACGGAACGGCGCTCAATAATCAGCTTCTCGAGCCACATATGCCGAAACAGCTTCAATCTGGAGATGTAATCAGCTTGGCAAAGGGAGTTATTCTTTTAACCTATCTGAACACTCAAGAAGATCAATCGGACCTTACGATGGAGTTCACTTCACCCATTCAACCTGCAGAGTCACAAATTACGAGTGGGTTGCATATCATTCCTGAACGCCGCCAGATCTCGATTGATGGTGAGCCATTATTTCTGTCAGGAAAACACACCGATCTTCTAGTATTTTTGTATCGCAAAAAGAATCAGGCTGTCAGCAGTGACGAAATAAAGATTCAAATATGGCCAGAGAGAATGGTCGCTGGTTCGAACGACATCCCTGACGTTGGAAACGATGAGATCAATGCACTTGTCTACCGTCTCAGAAAGAAGCTTGGTCCATACGGCGATTCGATCGTTACCGTTCCCCGATATGGATACATGCTGCAAATTAATTAA
- a CDS encoding putative holin-like toxin, translated as MTVFETMSLMISFSMLIVTILHSNNRSR; from the coding sequence ATGACTGTTTTTGAAACGATGTCGCTCATGATCAGTTTCTCAATGCTCATTGTTACTATCCTTCACTCTAACAATCGCTCTCGATAA
- the eno gene encoding phosphopyruvate hydratase, with protein sequence MSAIIEIYAREVLDSRGNPTVEVEVYTESGAFGRAIVPSGASTGEYEAVELRDGDKERYLGKGVMNAVNNVNENIAPELIGFDVLDQVGIDQTLIELDGTENKGKLGANAILGVSMAVAHAAADFLNVPLYMYLGGFNSKTLPVPMMNILNGGEHADNNVDIQEFMVMPVGAESFPEALRMGTEIFHSLKAVLKEKGLNTAVGDEGGFAPNLGSNEEALQTIMEAIEKAGYKPGEEVRLAMDVAASELFNKEDGKYHLSGEGVVKTSEEMVAFYEDLASKYPIVSIEDGLDENDWDGFKLLTERIGDRVQLVGDDLFVTNTTKLSEGIEKGIGNSILIKVNQIGTLTETFDAIEMAKRAGYTAVISHRSGESEDSTIADIAVATNAGQIKTGAPSRTDRVAKYNQLLRIEDELGNLAVYPGMNAFYNLKK encoded by the coding sequence ATGTCAGCTATTATTGAAATTTATGCTCGCGAAGTTCTAGACTCTCGCGGTAACCCAACAGTTGAAGTAGAAGTTTACACAGAATCAGGTGCATTCGGACGCGCAATCGTTCCATCTGGTGCTTCTACTGGTGAATACGAAGCAGTTGAGCTTCGTGATGGTGACAAAGAGCGTTACCTTGGAAAAGGTGTTATGAACGCTGTTAACAACGTAAACGAAAACATCGCTCCAGAACTTATCGGCTTTGACGTACTAGATCAAGTTGGAATCGACCAAACGTTGATCGAGCTTGATGGTACTGAAAACAAAGGTAAATTAGGTGCTAACGCAATCCTTGGTGTTTCTATGGCTGTTGCACACGCTGCTGCAGATTTCTTAAACGTACCTCTTTACATGTACCTTGGAGGATTCAACTCTAAGACTCTTCCAGTTCCAATGATGAACATCTTAAACGGTGGAGAGCATGCGGATAACAACGTAGACATTCAAGAATTCATGGTTATGCCTGTTGGTGCTGAAAGCTTCCCTGAAGCACTTCGCATGGGTACTGAAATCTTCCACAGCCTAAAAGCAGTTCTTAAAGAAAAAGGATTGAACACAGCTGTAGGTGACGAAGGTGGATTCGCTCCAAACCTTGGTTCTAACGAAGAAGCTCTTCAAACAATCATGGAAGCGATCGAAAAAGCAGGTTACAAGCCAGGTGAAGAAGTTCGCCTTGCAATGGACGTTGCTGCTTCTGAATTGTTCAACAAAGAAGACGGAAAATACCACCTTTCTGGTGAAGGTGTTGTTAAAACTTCTGAAGAGATGGTTGCATTCTACGAAGATCTTGCTAGCAAATATCCGATCGTTTCAATCGAAGACGGTCTTGACGAAAACGACTGGGATGGCTTCAAGCTATTAACAGAGCGTATCGGTGACCGCGTACAGCTTGTTGGTGACGACTTGTTCGTAACAAACACAACTAAGCTTTCTGAAGGTATCGAAAAAGGAATTGGTAACTCAATCCTTATCAAAGTTAACCAAATCGGTACGTTGACTGAAACGTTCGACGCAATCGAAATGGCTAAACGTGCTGGTTACACAGCAGTTATCTCTCACCGTTCAGGTGAATCTGAAGACAGCACGATCGCTGACATCGCTGTTGCAACAAACGCTGGACAAATCAAAACAGGTGCTCCTTCTCGTACAGACCGTGTTGCGAAGTACAATCAACTTCTTCGTATCGAAGACGAGCTAGGCAACCTTGCTGTATACCCAGGAATGAACGCATTCTACAACCTTAAAAAATAA
- the gpmI gene encoding 2,3-bisphosphoglycerate-independent phosphoglycerate mutase yields the protein MSKKPVALIILDGFACRNEDKGNAVAQAKKPNFDRYWETYPHAQLTASGEAVGLPEGQMGNSEVGHLNIGAGRIVYQSLTRVNLSIKEGDFFENQTFIDAMDHVKKTGKALHIFGLLSDGGIHSHIDHILSLLELAKKQNVEKVYLHGFLDGRDVPPQSAKVYIQKTVDKINELGVGEIATLSGRYYSMDRDKRWDRVEKSYRAMVYGEGPDYKNPFEVVEDSYSNGVHDEFVLPSVLKKENGEPVATVQDGDAVIFCNFRPDRAIQISQVFTNEDFRGFDRGEAFPKNLHFVCLTHFSETVDGDVAFKPTNLDNTLGEVLSQQNFKQLRIAETEKYPHVTFFFSGGREAEFPGETRILIDSPKVATYDLKPEMSAYEVTDALVGEIEADKHDAIILNFANPDMVGHSGMLEPTIKAVETVDECLGRVVDAILAKGGAAIITADHGNADEVITMEGNPMTAHTTNPVPVIVTQEGLELRQDGILADLAPTVLNLLGGEQPKEMTGKSLIK from the coding sequence ATGAGTAAAAAACCAGTAGCTTTAATCATCTTAGACGGTTTTGCTTGCCGTAATGAAGACAAAGGTAATGCTGTTGCACAAGCGAAAAAGCCCAACTTTGACCGCTACTGGGAAACGTATCCGCACGCTCAACTAACAGCTAGTGGGGAAGCCGTTGGACTTCCTGAAGGTCAAATGGGTAACTCTGAAGTAGGTCACTTAAACATTGGTGCTGGACGTATCGTCTATCAAAGTTTGACGCGCGTGAATCTATCGATCAAAGAAGGAGATTTTTTCGAAAATCAAACGTTCATTGATGCGATGGACCATGTGAAAAAGACTGGCAAAGCACTTCATATCTTTGGATTGCTTTCTGATGGTGGTATTCATAGCCACATCGATCACATTCTTTCACTTTTAGAATTAGCGAAAAAGCAGAACGTGGAAAAGGTATACCTGCACGGATTCTTGGACGGGCGTGATGTACCTCCGCAATCAGCAAAAGTCTATATTCAAAAAACAGTGGACAAGATAAACGAACTCGGTGTTGGTGAGATCGCAACACTTTCAGGTCGCTACTATTCAATGGACCGTGATAAGCGTTGGGATCGAGTTGAAAAATCGTACCGTGCTATGGTTTATGGTGAAGGACCAGATTACAAAAATCCGTTTGAAGTCGTTGAAGATTCATACAGCAATGGTGTTCATGATGAATTCGTTCTTCCTTCTGTCTTGAAAAAAGAAAACGGAGAACCTGTTGCAACTGTTCAAGATGGAGATGCAGTTATCTTCTGTAACTTCCGTCCTGACCGTGCGATTCAAATTTCACAAGTCTTTACGAACGAAGATTTCCGTGGATTCGATCGCGGAGAAGCGTTCCCGAAAAACCTTCACTTCGTTTGTTTAACACACTTTAGTGAGACAGTTGATGGGGATGTAGCGTTTAAACCTACAAACCTAGACAACACGTTGGGTGAAGTTTTATCACAACAAAACTTTAAACAGCTTCGTATTGCTGAAACTGAAAAGTACCCACACGTAACGTTCTTCTTTAGTGGAGGACGAGAAGCAGAGTTTCCTGGTGAAACGCGTATCTTGATCGACTCGCCTAAAGTAGCAACGTATGACTTAAAGCCTGAGATGAGTGCTTATGAAGTTACGGATGCGCTTGTTGGTGAGATTGAAGCAGATAAGCACGATGCGATCATCTTAAACTTTGCCAACCCTGATATGGTAGGGCACTCAGGCATGCTTGAGCCTACGATTAAAGCGGTTGAAACAGTGGATGAGTGTTTAGGAAGAGTGGTTGATGCGATCCTTGCAAAAGGTGGGGCAGCGATCATTACAGCTGACCATGGTAATGCTGATGAAGTAATTACGATGGAAGGCAATCCGATGACAGCTCATACAACAAATCCTGTTCCTGTAATTGTTACACAAGAAGGATTAGAACTGCGTCAAGACGGAATCTTGGCCGATCTTGCACCAACAGTTTTAAACCTTTTAGGTGGAGAACAACCAAAAGAAATGACAGGTAAATCGTTAATTAAATAA